In Musa acuminata AAA Group cultivar baxijiao chromosome BXJ3-11, Cavendish_Baxijiao_AAA, whole genome shotgun sequence, one DNA window encodes the following:
- the LOC103972174 gene encoding expansin-A8 encodes MHQSSQHRGVVFFEQVEMEKAALLLLFLAWFASEFRALGDDWIPASATFYGGGDASGTMGGACGYQNLYSDGYGIKNTALSTALFNNGAACGACFQIVCDSRKSPWCKKGTHITVTATNYCPPNYDLPSDNGGWCNPPRQHFDMSQPAWETIAVYRGGIVPVYYRRVKCQRSGGIRFTINGKNYFELVLIANVGGSGVVSGAWIKGSDTQWMAMSRNWGMNWQSNAYLTGQSLSFRVQTSDGKVKTAYDVAPATWKFGDTYASSIRF; translated from the exons ATGCATCAATCTTCACAGCACCGAGGAGTTGTCTTCTTCGAGCAAGTAGAGATGGAGAAGGCTGCACTACTGCTGCTGTTCCTCGCGTGGTTTGCCTCTGAGTTCAGAGCTCTGGGAGATGATTGGATTCCTGCCTCGGCAACCTTCTATGGAGGGGGTGATGCTTCCGGCACTATGG GTGGAGCGTGTGGGTATCAGAACTTGTACAGCGACGGGTACGGCATCAAGAACACGGCACTGAGCACGGCGCTGTTCAACAACGGCGCCGCCTGCGGCGCGTGCTTCCAGATCGTGTGCGACTCGAGGAAGTCGCCGTGGTGCAAGAAGGGGACGCACATCACCGTCACCGCCACCAACTACTGCCCGCCCAACTACGACCTTCCCAGCGACAACGGCGGGTGGTGCAACCCGCCGCGGCAGCACTTCGACATGTCTCAGCCAGCCTGGGAGACCATCGCCGTCTACCGGGGCGGCATCGTTCCCGTCTACTACCGCAG GGTCAAGTGTCAGAGGAGCGGAGGCATCAGGTTCACCATCAACGGGAAGAACTACTTCGAGCTGGTGCTGATCGCCAACGTGGGAGGGAGCGGCGTGGTCTCCGGCGCCTGGATCAAGGGGTCCGACACGCAGTGGATGGCCATGAGCAGGAACTGGGGCATGAACTGGCAGAGCAACGCGTACCTCACTGGTCAGAGCCTCTCCTTCCGGGTGCAGACCAGCGACGGCAAGGTCAAGACCGCCTACGATGTCGCGCCGGCGACTTGGAAGTTCGGCGACACCTACGCGTCCTCCATCCGGTTTTAG